In one window of Bizionia sp. M204 DNA:
- a CDS encoding hydroxymethylglutaryl-CoA lyase, with protein MSKLVKIIECPRDAMQGIKAFIPTEQKVQYIQSLLRVGFDTIDFGSFVSQKAIPQMVDTSEVLAQLDLSKTTSKLLAIIANTRGAEDASKHAPIQYLGYPFSISENFQMRNTHKTIAESVVTLHEILEIADASNKEVVVYISMGFGNPYGDPWNVDIVGEWTEKLSNMGVKILSLSDTVGTSDPENIDYLFSNLIPKYPQIEFGAHLHTTPNSWFEKVDAAYKAGCMRFDGAIQGFGGCPMAKDDLTGNMPTEKLLSYFTTQKKSDLNALCFESAYNEATKIFSTYH; from the coding sequence ATGAGTAAACTAGTTAAAATTATTGAATGCCCAAGAGATGCCATGCAAGGCATTAAGGCTTTTATTCCTACAGAACAGAAGGTACAATATATTCAATCGCTTTTGCGTGTTGGATTTGACACCATTGATTTTGGCAGTTTTGTTTCGCAGAAAGCCATTCCTCAAATGGTAGATACTTCCGAGGTTTTAGCGCAATTGGATTTAAGTAAAACGACGAGTAAACTACTGGCTATTATTGCCAATACACGTGGTGCTGAAGATGCCTCTAAACATGCACCCATTCAATATTTAGGGTATCCATTTTCAATCTCTGAAAACTTTCAGATGCGAAACACCCATAAAACCATTGCCGAATCTGTAGTAACCTTACATGAAATTTTAGAAATAGCTGATGCATCCAATAAGGAAGTCGTGGTTTATATTTCCATGGGATTTGGTAATCCATATGGTGATCCGTGGAATGTAGATATTGTGGGTGAGTGGACTGAAAAATTGAGTAATATGGGTGTCAAAATTTTATCGTTAAGTGATACTGTGGGAACGTCTGACCCTGAAAACATTGACTATTTATTTTCTAATTTGATACCTAAATATCCACAAATAGAATTTGGTGCTCATTTGCATACCACACCTAATAGTTGGTTTGAAAAAGTAGATGCCGCCTACAAAGCGGGTTGTATGCGGTTTGATGGTGCTATTCAAGGTTTTGGTGGCTGCCCTATGGCTAAAGACGATTTAACAGGGAATATGCCCACCGAAAAATTACTGTCTTATTTTACCACTCAGAAAAAATCAGATTTAAATGCTTTGTGTTTTGAAAGCGCTTATAATGAAGCCACTAAAATATTTAGCACCTACCATTAA
- a CDS encoding LysE family translocator, with the protein MLATAALAISPGPDNIYVLMQSITHGKKFGLATVSGLISGCIIHTTLLAFGVSAVIKNNDTIFFIIKLFGAAYLLYLAFQVFKSSGDLSISETQVPKKSVGQLFKQGFIMNVLNPKVSIFFLAFFPGFLFSDSLSTVWQFYILGFLFMAVSLIIFSGIAILAGSISVYIKGHKHIGLYLKWLQIVVFIGIAILILW; encoded by the coding sequence ATGCTTGCAACGGCAGCTTTGGCTATTTCGCCAGGACCGGACAATATTTATGTGTTAATGCAAAGTATAACGCATGGCAAAAAGTTTGGTTTAGCAACTGTTTCTGGATTAATTTCTGGTTGTATTATTCACACCACCCTTTTAGCTTTTGGTGTTTCGGCCGTGATAAAAAATAACGATACCATATTTTTTATAATTAAATTATTTGGTGCAGCTTATCTGCTTTATCTCGCCTTTCAAGTTTTTAAAAGTTCTGGTGATTTAAGCATTTCTGAAACACAGGTTCCTAAAAAGTCTGTGGGTCAATTATTTAAACAGGGTTTTATAATGAATGTATTAAACCCTAAGGTGAGTATTTTCTTTTTAGCATTTTTTCCAGGTTTTCTTTTTAGTGATTCGCTGTCAACGGTATGGCAATTCTATATTTTAGGATTTTTGTTTATGGCCGTGTCCTTAATTATTTTTTCTGGAATAGCTATTTTGGCAGGCTCTATTTCGGTTTATATCAAAGGGCATAAGCATATTGGACTGTATTTAAAATGGCTTCAAATTGTGGTGTTTATAGGTATTGCTATTTTAATTTTGTGGTAG